One genomic segment of bacterium includes these proteins:
- a CDS encoding nucleotide exchange factor GrpE, with protein sequence MNDERRDEEIQVTDRRRFHADGEPAVLPADEGEANLPDLAETAAEAPGAAALAEAEAAARVWEERARTAEGRLADLQDSFLRAKEDLAATRARLERDQERRVRDALGRAFSSILEALDGFDRALAHAGDDPLAEGVRLVQKQLLDALAGEGLERIETLGKPFDPNVAEAVLSCPAEDPAARQTVVEEYRAGYRLGERVLRAAQVKVAV encoded by the coding sequence ATGAACGACGAGCGACGCGACGAAGAGATCCAGGTGACCGACCGGCGGCGTTTCCACGCCGACGGCGAGCCGGCCGTCCTTCCGGCCGACGAGGGGGAGGCCAATCTCCCCGACTTGGCCGAAACGGCCGCGGAGGCGCCGGGTGCCGCCGCGCTGGCCGAGGCCGAAGCCGCGGCGCGCGTCTGGGAAGAGCGCGCGCGGACGGCCGAGGGCCGCCTCGCCGACCTGCAGGACAGCTTCCTGCGGGCCAAGGAAGACCTCGCGGCGACCCGCGCCCGCCTCGAGCGGGACCAGGAGCGGCGGGTCCGCGACGCCCTCGGCCGCGCCTTCTCGTCGATCCTCGAGGCGCTCGACGGCTTCGACCGCGCCCTCGCCCACGCCGGCGACGATCCGCTCGCCGAGGGGGTGCGCCTCGTCCAGAAGCAGCTTCTCGACGCCCTCGCCGGCGAGGGGCTGGAGCGGATCGAGACGCTCGGCAAGCCGTTCGACCCGAACGTCGCCGAGGCGGTCCTCTCCTGCCCCGCCGAGGATCCCGCGGCGCGGCAGACGGTCGTCGAGGAGTACCGCGCCGGCTACCGGCTCGGCGAGCGCGTGCTCCGCGCCGCGCAGGTCAAGGTCGCGGTCTGA